The Fimbriimonadaceae bacterium DNA window TGAAAAGTGATGGGTATCGGTGAGGTCCTGGAATTCATCGAAGAGATCGGCCCACACCTTCCGCATGTCGGATTTTTTGAGTCCGTGATAGTCGTACTGTTCCGAATAGAGGGCCATCACGCCATCGAGGTCGCGTGTGCGGATGGCCTCATCAGCCGCACGAAAGGTGCGCATGACCGCCTCTGTCGTCGCCTGATCCAGCTCAGCGGCCGCGTCCGGCAGCATCCGCACCTCGGCCCTCGCTGCCGGTAGGATGGCGAGTAGAACCAGGATTCCACCGATCAGCAATCCGCTCCATTGTATCCCTCTCCGCCGCCGTTCCCCCATGACCCCCTCGCCTCGACCGTTCCGATTACTGCGTGCACCCGGCGCGCCCTGTTCACGCCGAGGGCCTAACCGGTCCAGGTGATCCGGACAAACTCTTCGTCCTGATCGTATTGAATGTCCAATTCTCCATGGTGTGCATGTTTGAGCGCTTCGCCGATGCGCCGGGGCAAATGGGCGTCGGTGGTGAGGACGACCAGCCCCTCGGTCCGGTCTTCGATCGTCATGATGCGAGCCATGGGGTGGGAGTTCTTTTCCTGCGCCTCGGTATTGTGAATCAGCCCCATCACCTGATCGCGATGCTGGGTCGTATATGGCCCTTTCAGGGTCACGAATCCCTTGGGATTCTTGTCCTGGATCCGCAGGCATGCGGGACAGGTGATTGGTTCGGCATCTGCCGGTTTGGCTTCCCAGGTCCAG harbors:
- a CDS encoding nuclear transport factor 2 family protein; the encoded protein is MGERRRRGIQWSGLLIGGILVLLAILPAARAEVRMLPDAAAELDQATTEAVMRTFRAADEAIRTRDLDGVMALYSEQYDYHGLKKSDMRKVWADLFDEFQDLTDTHHFSRLAKVGSGSNTIIEVTCTGSLSGRSKTGGLRVPIDSWYEEVHYMTFEDGQWRIRGNVGDSPRLMPFGTSPHPLF